In the Flavobacterium sp. 90 genome, ATAACCTGCAGGTAATTGTTGTGCTGCAACTTCTTCAATTGCTTTAATGGCATCTCCGGAACTAAATCCAGGTTTCGGGATCGCATTAATCGAAATCGAATTAAACAAGTTGTATCTCGAAGCGGTTTCTGAACCATAAATACGGCTTAGTTTTACTAAAGTATTTATTGGCACCATTTCGCCAGTTTTGTTTTTCACAAATACTCTGTCAATTGATGAAGGATCAGCTCTGTCAGCAATATCGGCTTGAACTACAACTCTGTAATATTTACCAAATCTGTTAAAGTCTGATGCCTGAGCACTACCAAAATAAGTTTGCATGGTTTGTAAAATGTCTTTTACATTCACACCTAATTGATTTGCTTTTTCGTCATTGATATCCAATTGTAATTGAGGATAATCGGCTTTGAAAGAAGTAAATGCTACTGCAATTTCCGGACGTTTCATCAATTCTCCGATGAAAGTTTGAGAGATTCCGCTAAACTTATCCAGTTTTCCTCCGGTTTTATCCTGAAGAACTAAATCTAAAGCTTCTACGTTACTAAATCCAGGAACAGTTGGGAAACTAAATACGAAGAAACTTCCTCCTGTAATTGCTCCTAATTTTCCTTGAACATCAGCCATGATTTTGTTGATGTCTTTGATTTCTCCACGCTCTTCATTTGGCTTAAGCAATACAAAAACTACTGCTGAAGATGGACTTGTAGAGTTGGTCAATAAGTTGAAACCTGAAATAGCGGTTACAAATCGTGATGCGTCTAAACCTCTTAAAGTATTTTCTGCCTGAGTCATTACTTTTTGAGTTCCGTCAAGCGATGTTCCTGAAGGTGTGTTTACTGCAATTGCAATAAATCCTTGATCTTCAGTTGGAATAAATCCTGCAGGAGTTGTTTTAACCATTACGATTGTTGCAAATGTAATTAAAGCTAAACCTCCTAAACTAACCCATTTGTTACGAATTAAGAATTTCAAACCTCCAACATAACGGTTGGTAAGGGAATCAAAACTTTTGTTGAATCCGTTAAAGAATTTTTCTTTAAATCCTTTTTTCTCGTGAGATCCATCACCATTTGTTCCGTGATTGTCTTTTAAGAATAAAGCAGCAAGTGCAGGACTTAAAGTTAAAGCGTTTACTGCTGAGATTACAATTGCAATCGCCATCGTAAAGGCAAACTGACGATAGAAAACTCCCGTAGAGCCTTCCATAAAACCAACCGGCAGGAATACAGCAGCCATTACCAACGTAATCGAGATAATAGCACCCGTTATTTCGTGCATTGCTTCATGAGTTGCTACTTTTGGAGACAAATGTTTGTGCTCCATTTTGGCATGCACGGCTTCGACGACCACAATCGCATCATCTACCACAATACCAATCGCCAGAATTAAAGCGAAAAGCGTAAGAAGGTTGATCGAAAATCCGAATAACTGCATGAAGAAGAACGTTCCTAAAATTGCTACAGGTACAGCAATAGCCGGGATTAATGTTGATCTAAAATCTTGCAGGAATATAAATACTACAATGAATACTAATATAAATGCTTCGATTAAAGTATGTTCAACTTGTTCTATAGATTGATCCAGAGATACTTTTGTACTATAGAAAATGTTGTGTTTAATTCCTTTAGGGAAATCTTTTGAGGCTTTCACCATCAATTTGTTAATTGCAACCTGAATATCATTTGAGTTAGAACCTGCTAACTGAATAATACCAATTACAACTCCTTTTTTACCGTTTAAACGAGTTAAACTGTTGTATGAATAAGCACCAAGTTCTACTCTCGCAACATCTTTTAAGCGAAGTACTGAACCATCTGGATTAGAACGTATAGCAATATTTTCATATTCTTCTGGTTTGGTTAATTTTCCTTTGTATTTAATAACGTATTCAAAAACTTCTTTACTTCTTTCTCCAAATTTACCCGGAGCAGCTTCCAAACTTTTATCCTGAATAGCGCTCATGATTTCGTTTGGCGTCACTTTGTAAGTTGACATTTGTGTTGGATTCAACCAAACACGCATAGAGTAATCTTTTACACCTCCAAAAATACTTGCAGAACCAACACCGGGAATACGTTTGATCTCAGGAATAATATTGATTTGAGCATAATTGGCAACAAAAGTCTGATCGTATTTTGACTCGTCATCGGTATACATACCAATCGCCATGATGAAACTATTTTGTTGTTTTGCAGTTGTTACACCTTGTTGAACAACCTCTGCAGGCAATTGACTCGTTGCCTGAGCAACTCTGTTTTGTACGTTTACCGCTGCCTGATCTGCGTTAGTTCCTAATTTAAAGAAAACTGTAATAGCAAGAGATCCGTCATTACTGGCTGTAGAACTCATATAAGTCATGTTCTCAACACCATTTATAGATTCTTCCAGAGATGGTGCCACAGAACGT is a window encoding:
- a CDS encoding efflux RND transporter permease subunit yields the protein MFKIFIQRPVLATVISILLVILGVLGLTKLPLQQFPDIAPPSVLVTAVYPGANAETVLRSVAPSLEESINGVENMTYMSSTASNDGSLAITVFFKLGTNADQAAVNVQNRVAQATSQLPAEVVQQGVTTAKQQNSFIMAIGMYTDDESKYDQTFVANYAQINIIPEIKRIPGVGSASIFGGVKDYSMRVWLNPTQMSTYKVTPNEIMSAIQDKSLEAAPGKFGERSKEVFEYVIKYKGKLTKPEEYENIAIRSNPDGSVLRLKDVARVELGAYSYNSLTRLNGKKGVVIGIIQLAGSNSNDIQVAINKLMVKASKDFPKGIKHNIFYSTKVSLDQSIEQVEHTLIEAFILVFIVVFIFLQDFRSTLIPAIAVPVAILGTFFFMQLFGFSINLLTLFALILAIGIVVDDAIVVVEAVHAKMEHKHLSPKVATHEAMHEITGAIISITLVMAAVFLPVGFMEGSTGVFYRQFAFTMAIAIVISAVNALTLSPALAALFLKDNHGTNGDGSHEKKGFKEKFFNGFNKSFDSLTNRYVGGLKFLIRNKWVSLGGLALITFATIVMVKTTPAGFIPTEDQGFIAIAVNTPSGTSLDGTQKVMTQAENTLRGLDASRFVTAISGFNLLTNSTSPSSAVVFVLLKPNEERGEIKDINKIMADVQGKLGAITGGSFFVFSFPTVPGFSNVEALDLVLQDKTGGKLDKFSGISQTFIGELMKRPEIAVAFTSFKADYPQLQLDINDEKANQLGVNVKDILQTMQTYFGSAQASDFNRFGKYYRVVVQADIADRADPSSIDRVFVKNKTGEMVPINTLVKLSRIYGSETASRYNLFNSISINAIPKPGFSSGDAIKAIEEVAAQQLPAGYSYEFSGQTREEIASGGQSATIFLLCLIFVYFLLAAQYESYILPLAVILSIPAGIFGVFVAIGLTGIENNIYVQVALVMLIGLLAKNAILIVEFAVQKRKSGQALVKASIDAAKLRLRPIIMTSLAFVVGLIPMMSATGPSAQGNHSISIGAAGGMVSGVILGLLIIPVLFIVFQYLQEKVSGKPVAVIHNEEK